The DNA region GGTAAGGGTGTAGTGGAGGAGACTTCCTGAGACTGAGCCTCCCCCATGTCATCCTCCTGGCTATCTTAGCACAACCCCACTTTCCTGCCCTTTTCTATGGAGCCTGAAGGTAGAGAGGAGAGGATGACTCACCTGTGCGCAAGCACGGGACTCAGGGACAcccgcgcgcacacacacacatgcatacacacacacacacacacacacacacacacagtgtcctAACAACCCACCTCTATCAACCAGAACTTAAACGCCCTCTGTTTGGTGAGTCACAAACTCAGGCAAAACCCAACACCCTAATACTACCTTTTTGCTCATAGATTCATCACAAGAGAGCTACAGGAACCTAGGAGACGCTAAAGACCACTACCTCCACCGATCCAGACCCTATCCCTAAGATTACTCTTCAATCTGGTAGAGAAAGGCCCTCCCCTGTCCTGCCACAAGGCTGGCACAGACTTGAACATGGGCCGTGCTCGGGAAGTAGGTTGGATGGCAGCAGGACTGATGATTGGGGCTGGTGCCTGCTACTGTGTTTACAAACTAACCATTGGAAGAGATGACAGTGATAAGTTGGACGAGGAAGAAGAGGAATGGGAAGATGACCAAGAGCTGGATGAGGAGGACCCTGAGATGTGGTTTGATTTCACAGCTATGGCTCGGCCCTGGAATGAGGATGAGGACTGGATGAAACCTGGGACACCTGGTGGAACCCAGGACAGGCCCTCAGGTGGGGGCAAGGCCAATCGAACCCACCAATTAAGACAGCGTCCATTCCCCTATGAACATAAAAATAAGTGGAGTGCCGAAAGCTTTGCAATTTTCAGTTATGCACTTGACCTCCCCCAGGGTCCTTTCATTCAGGAGAAAAGATTTGCTCAGCCCGAGGATGCTGGCTTTTCACTTAGCCACAATATCAATAGTCATTTGGCCAGCCTCTCCATTGTTGGAAACACGATCCCCATTTCTGACCCCACTGTTAAGGGAGCTTTATGTGCCCCGGATAACGTGCATGCCAGTGTGGCAAATCGGGGCCAGATTAAGATGTACCCCAATCAAATGTGTCAGGAAACTGTGTCACATTGCTGCAACTCATTTCTGCAGCAGGCCGGATTAAATTTGTTAATAAGCATGACAGTTATTAATAACATGCTTGCCAAGTCCGTTTCAGACCTGAGGTTTCCTTTGATATCAGAGGGAAGTGGATGTGCAGAGGTTCAGGTTTTGAAACCATTGATGGGTTTCTCTGAAAAGCCAGTCTTGGCAGGGGAACTGCTGCTCTCATTCACGTCCCTCTTTATCAACAATGGAAACGAACAGGTTCTCCTGGACACCCCTGCATCTTAAATGGCCATCACAAAGAGAACGGGACTGAATCTACGAAAAGCCCATTTGATGAACACACACTTGTGTTCTCATTCAAAGACTCTGCAGTGGGTGCTATCGAAGATCCAGCCTTAGCCAAGAACCACATCATGGGGTGAAAGTTACACTTGTTAAATTGAAGACCACACTCTTATTGGCTGGGCCAGGGTTCCCACAGAGCTTTGAGTAACTTCTTGGTGTTGCAGCCTACAGGCGATGTGTATTGTAAATGACTCCCCTATTCCTGTGGTAAAGGGCTCTTTCAGCTGCCAGC from Saccopteryx leptura isolate mSacLep1 chromosome X, mSacLep1_pri_phased_curated, whole genome shotgun sequence includes:
- the ARMCX6 gene encoding protein ARMCX6, which encodes MGRAREVGWMAAGLMIGAGACYCVYKLTIGRDDSDKLDEEEEEWEDDQELDEEDPEMWFDFTAMARPWNEDEDWMKPGTPGGTQDRPSGGGKANRTHQLRQRPFPYEHKNKWSAESFAIFSYALDLPQGPFIQEKRFAQPEDAGFSLSHNINSHLASLSIVGNTIPISDPTVKGALCAPDNVHASVANRGQIKMYPNQMCQETVSHCCNSFLQQAGLNLLISMTVINNMLAKSVSDLRFPLISEGSGCAEVQVLKPLMGFSEKPVLAGELLLSFTSLFINNGNEQVLLDTPAS